The following are from one region of the Qipengyuania flava genome:
- a CDS encoding alpha/beta fold hydrolase — translation MPKATANGIELHYEEHGDPSHPPMLLIMGFGAQLTLWPDELVEELAGHGFRVIRYDNRDIGLSHKFDGVKAPGIIKMTLLSKIGLTPKVPYTLGDMADDGAGLLDALGIEKAHIVGASMGGMIAQHFASRHAHKTLSLTSIFSTTGNPKLPPAKPEAMKALITRPKSMEEDVLVEHGMMLARTIGSPGYPTEENRLRERTRASVQRSVYPQGPTRHLSAIVADGDRRPMLKDIAVPTLVLHGEDDPLVPCEGGRDTAASIPGAQLKTIPGWGHDLPLELVDEVAGAIAQHAKASAS, via the coding sequence ATGCCCAAGGCTACCGCGAACGGGATCGAGCTGCACTACGAAGAGCACGGCGATCCTTCGCATCCGCCCATGCTGCTGATCATGGGCTTCGGCGCGCAATTGACCTTGTGGCCGGACGAGCTGGTCGAGGAGCTGGCCGGGCACGGTTTTCGGGTGATCCGCTACGACAACCGCGATATCGGGCTGAGCCACAAGTTCGACGGCGTGAAGGCGCCGGGCATCATCAAGATGACCCTTCTGTCGAAGATCGGGCTGACCCCCAAGGTGCCCTACACGCTGGGCGATATGGCCGATGACGGTGCCGGACTGCTCGATGCGCTGGGTATCGAGAAGGCGCATATCGTGGGCGCCAGCATGGGCGGCATGATCGCGCAGCACTTCGCCTCGCGTCATGCGCACAAGACGCTGTCGCTGACCTCGATCTTTTCGACCACCGGCAACCCCAAGCTCCCGCCCGCCAAACCCGAAGCGATGAAGGCACTGATCACGCGGCCCAAGAGCATGGAGGAAGACGTGCTGGTGGAACACGGCATGATGCTTGCCCGCACGATCGGCTCGCCCGGCTATCCTACCGAGGAAAACCGGCTGCGCGAACGCACCCGCGCCAGCGTGCAGCGCAGCGTCTACCCGCAGGGGCCGACGCGGCACCTTTCGGCGATCGTCGCCGATGGCGATCGCCGTCCGATGCTTAAGGACATCGCGGTGCCCACGCTGGTGCTGCATGGCGAGGACGACCCGCTGGTGCCTTGCGAAGGCGGCCGCGATACGGCGGCGAGCATTCCCGGCGCGCAGCTCAAGACCATCCCTGGCTGGGGGCACGACCTCCCGCTCGAGCTGGTCGACGAGGTGGCCGGAGCCATCGCCCAGCACGCCAAGGCCAGCGCCTCCTAG
- a CDS encoding PilZ domain-containing protein yields the protein MTERRREQRRTTQDTVRVNIAGTGLRCLMRNLSPSGCMIECRDLVADVGAPVELVLLPGQVITGEVAWQLGESIGVFFLEPIAPSIVRHFALDDWALRGDWAAGNWDSSGA from the coding sequence ATGACCGAGCGCAGGCGCGAGCAGCGCCGTACCACGCAGGACACCGTCCGGGTGAACATTGCCGGCACGGGCCTGCGCTGCCTGATGCGCAACCTCTCGCCCTCGGGCTGCATGATCGAATGCCGCGACCTGGTGGCCGATGTCGGCGCACCGGTCGAGCTGGTGCTGCTTCCCGGCCAGGTCATCACCGGCGAAGTCGCCTGGCAGCTTGGCGAGAGCATCGGCGTCTTCTTCCTTGAACCGATCGCGCCGTCCATCGTGCGCCATTTCGCGCTCGACGATTGGGCGCTGCGCGGCGACTGGGCGGCCGGCAATTGGGATAGCTCCGGCGCCTGA
- the nadB gene encoding L-aspartate oxidase produces MTDTPHDVLVIGSGAAGLTAALALAETKKVLVLAKGRLDSGSTAWAQGGIAAVLDAGDTFENHIRDTMVAGAGLNDLETVEFVIERAPASIDRLCELGVPFNRDEGDLHLTREGGHSHRRIVHVNDATGWAVQAALLKAAEENPNITLLPGQSCIDLVTGRNQVEYSGSGRVWGAYALDEESGKVVTHLARATVLAAGGAGRVYLFSTSPRGATGDGIAMAWRAGARVSNMEMMQFHPTCLYHLEVKNFLITEAVRGEGGRLFNPVTGERYMENYDPERMELAPRDIVARANDDQIKRYGLDYVHLDISHQPPEFVMEHFPTIHEKLMGLGIDMTKGPIPVVPAQHYTCGGVKIGLDAKTDLPGLWAAGECTESGLHGANRLASNSLLECFVFGEAAAKDILECWDKLDDPPEILPWDESRVTDSDEEVVIKQNWTEIRRFMWNYVGIVRTTKRLERAGNRIEMLRQEVADYYGSFRVTTDLIELRNLLDCAGLIVKSALKRHESRGLHFIMDYPETDPDPQDTVLVP; encoded by the coding sequence ATGACAGACACTCCCCACGACGTTCTTGTGATCGGATCGGGCGCTGCCGGCCTTACCGCTGCGCTGGCGCTTGCGGAAACCAAGAAGGTGCTGGTCCTGGCCAAGGGCCGGCTCGACAGTGGATCGACCGCCTGGGCGCAGGGCGGGATCGCCGCGGTGCTGGATGCCGGCGACACCTTCGAGAACCATATCCGCGACACCATGGTAGCGGGCGCGGGGCTGAACGATCTGGAGACTGTGGAATTCGTCATCGAACGCGCCCCGGCCTCGATCGACCGGCTGTGCGAACTGGGCGTTCCTTTCAACCGCGACGAGGGCGACCTCCACCTTACCCGCGAGGGCGGGCATTCGCACCGCCGCATTGTCCATGTGAACGATGCGACCGGTTGGGCGGTTCAGGCTGCGCTATTGAAGGCGGCGGAAGAGAACCCCAACATCACCCTGCTGCCGGGGCAGAGCTGCATCGACCTCGTCACCGGGCGAAACCAAGTCGAATATTCGGGATCGGGCCGGGTCTGGGGCGCCTATGCGCTCGACGAGGAAAGCGGCAAGGTCGTCACCCACCTGGCGCGGGCCACCGTGCTGGCGGCGGGCGGTGCGGGGCGCGTCTACCTCTTCAGCACCTCGCCGCGCGGCGCGACCGGCGACGGGATCGCGATGGCCTGGCGGGCCGGCGCGCGCGTCTCCAATATGGAGATGATGCAGTTCCACCCGACCTGCCTCTACCATCTCGAGGTCAAGAACTTCCTCATCACCGAAGCCGTGCGCGGCGAGGGCGGGCGCCTGTTCAACCCCGTCACGGGCGAGCGCTACATGGAGAATTACGACCCGGAACGCATGGAGCTCGCTCCGCGCGATATCGTGGCGCGGGCGAACGATGACCAGATCAAGCGCTACGGCCTCGACTATGTCCATCTCGACATCAGCCACCAGCCGCCCGAGTTCGTGATGGAGCATTTCCCCACGATCCACGAAAAGCTGATGGGCCTCGGCATCGACATGACCAAGGGGCCGATTCCCGTGGTGCCGGCGCAGCACTACACCTGCGGGGGCGTCAAGATCGGGCTGGATGCAAAGACCGACCTGCCGGGCCTGTGGGCGGCGGGCGAATGCACCGAGAGCGGCCTCCACGGCGCGAACCGCCTGGCGTCCAACAGCCTGCTTGAATGCTTCGTCTTCGGCGAGGCGGCTGCCAAGGACATCCTCGAATGCTGGGACAAGCTCGACGACCCGCCCGAAATCCTGCCGTGGGATGAAAGCCGCGTGACCGATTCGGATGAAGAAGTGGTCATCAAGCAGAACTGGACCGAGATCCGCCGCTTCATGTGGAACTACGTTGGTATCGTGCGCACCACCAAGCGGCTGGAGCGCGCGGGCAACCGCATCGAGATGCTGCGCCAGGAGGTCGCCGACTATTACGGCAGCTTCCGCGTCACCACCGACCTCATCGAACTGCGCAACCTTCTCGATTGCGCGGGGCTGATCGTGAAAAGCGCGCTCAAGCGCCACGAGAGCCGGGGCCTCCACTTCATCATGGACTATCCCGAAACCGATCCCGATCCGCAGGATACGGTGCTCGTGCCCTGA
- a CDS encoding ribonucleoside-diphosphate reductase subunit alpha, which yields MDFKSGDDTAMALDLDTQDTVEEPTTKKKAVSMDTTDKGSDELVQEAAGEALAGAVAAAAKASGDDSKKVLDRRFDVKIDESRDALLTEFGKETLEDRYLLPGEKYQDLFARVADYFADDQEHAQRLYDYISNLWFMPATPVLSNGGTTRGLPISCYLNSVSDSLDGIVNTWNENVWLASKGGGIGTYWGNVRGIGEPVGLNGKTSGIIPFVRVMDSLTLAISQGSLRRGSAACYIDITHPEIEEFLEIRKPSGDFNRKALNLHHGVLVTDAFMEAVRAGEEFDLVSPKDGSVRKTVDARSLFQKLVETRLATGEPYIVFSDTVNRMMPKHHRELGLKVSTSNLCAEITLPTGIDHLGNDRTAVCCLSSLNLEKWDEWNGEKQFIEDVMRFLDNVLQDYIDRAPDEMARAKYSAMRERSVGMGVMGFHSFLQMKGIGFESPMAKVWNLKMFKHISGKAEEASLVLAQERGACPDAEEMGAMERFSCKMAIAPTASISIICGGTSACIEPIPANIYTHKTLSGSFIVKNPYLEKILDKKSKNSTNVWNSILEKGGSVQHLDFLTPEEKAAFKTSFEIDQRWLLEFAADRAPYIDQAQSLNLFIPADVDKWDLMMLHFQAWEKGIKSLYYLRSKSVQRAGFAGGVEADNTADAAKYELAAEQTDYEECLACQ from the coding sequence ATGGATTTCAAGAGCGGGGACGACACGGCGATGGCACTGGATCTGGATACGCAGGACACCGTCGAGGAACCCACCACCAAGAAGAAAGCGGTTTCCATGGACACGACCGACAAGGGCAGCGACGAACTGGTCCAGGAAGCGGCTGGCGAAGCGCTTGCAGGGGCTGTGGCTGCGGCTGCCAAGGCGTCGGGCGATGACAGCAAGAAGGTGCTTGATCGCCGGTTCGACGTGAAGATCGACGAGAGCCGCGACGCGCTGCTGACCGAATTCGGCAAGGAAACGCTGGAAGACCGCTACCTGCTTCCGGGCGAGAAGTATCAGGACCTGTTCGCGCGCGTCGCCGATTACTTCGCCGACGACCAGGAGCACGCGCAGCGTCTCTACGACTACATTTCGAACCTGTGGTTCATGCCGGCAACGCCGGTGCTGTCGAACGGCGGCACGACGCGCGGCCTGCCGATCTCGTGCTACCTCAACTCGGTGTCCGACAGCCTCGACGGCATCGTCAACACCTGGAACGAGAACGTCTGGCTCGCCTCCAAGGGCGGCGGCATCGGCACCTATTGGGGCAATGTTCGCGGCATCGGCGAGCCGGTCGGCCTCAACGGCAAGACCAGCGGCATCATTCCCTTCGTGCGCGTGATGGACAGCCTGACGCTGGCCATCAGCCAGGGTTCGCTGCGCCGCGGTTCGGCGGCCTGCTACATCGACATCACCCACCCGGAAATCGAAGAGTTCCTCGAGATCCGTAAGCCTTCGGGCGACTTCAACCGCAAGGCGCTGAACCTGCACCACGGCGTGCTGGTCACCGACGCTTTCATGGAAGCGGTGCGCGCCGGTGAGGAATTCGATCTCGTCAGCCCGAAGGACGGCTCGGTCCGCAAGACCGTGGACGCGCGTTCGCTGTTCCAGAAGCTCGTTGAAACCCGCCTTGCCACGGGCGAGCCCTACATCGTGTTCTCCGACACGGTGAACCGCATGATGCCCAAGCATCACCGCGAACTGGGCCTCAAGGTCTCGACCTCGAACCTGTGCGCGGAAATCACCCTGCCGACGGGCATCGACCACCTCGGCAACGACCGTACGGCGGTGTGCTGCCTGTCCTCGCTCAACCTCGAAAAGTGGGACGAGTGGAACGGCGAGAAGCAGTTCATCGAGGACGTCATGCGCTTCCTCGACAACGTCCTGCAGGACTATATCGACCGCGCGCCCGACGAGATGGCTCGTGCGAAGTATTCCGCCATGCGCGAACGCAGCGTCGGCATGGGTGTGATGGGCTTCCACTCCTTCCTCCAGATGAAGGGCATCGGCTTCGAAAGCCCGATGGCGAAGGTCTGGAACCTGAAGATGTTCAAGCACATCAGCGGCAAGGCCGAGGAAGCCTCGCTGGTGCTCGCCCAGGAACGCGGTGCCTGCCCGGATGCCGAAGAAATGGGCGCGATGGAGCGCTTCAGCTGCAAGATGGCGATCGCGCCGACCGCGTCGATCAGCATCATCTGCGGCGGCACCAGCGCCTGCATCGAGCCGATCCCAGCGAACATCTACACGCACAAGACGCTGTCGGGCAGCTTCATCGTCAAGAATCCCTATCTTGAGAAGATCCTCGACAAGAAGAGCAAGAACTCGACCAATGTCTGGAACTCGATCCTGGAAAAGGGCGGCAGCGTCCAGCACCTCGATTTCCTGACGCCGGAAGAAAAGGCCGCGTTCAAGACCAGCTTCGAAATCGACCAGCGCTGGCTGCTCGAATTCGCCGCCGACCGCGCGCCCTATATCGACCAGGCCCAGTCGCTGAACCTGTTCATCCCGGCCGATGTCGACAAGTGGGACCTCATGATGCTGCACTTCCAGGCGTGGGAGAAGGGCATCAAGTCGCTCTACTACCTCCGCTCGAAGTCGGTGCAGCGCGCAGGCTTTGCCGGCGGCGTGGAAGCGGACAACACCGCCGATGCGGCCAAGTACGAGCTGGCCGCCGAGCAGACCGACTACGAGGAATGCCTCGCCTGCCAGTGA
- a CDS encoding ABC transporter ATP-binding protein: protein MTTPPAIRIDNLVKEYASPGPGEPPKLALKGVSFDVPQGGIFGLLGPNGAGKSTLINILAGLVRKTSGSADIWGFDITDNARNAKRSIGIVPQEIVFDPFFTPFEVLENQAGFYGIPKAERRSEELLKAVHLWDKRDAYARTLSGGMKRRLLIAKAMVHSPPILVLDEPTAGVDVELRRQLWELVTELNREGVTVVLTTHYLEEAEQLCDRIAIINHGELIAEKPTRELVGMAREKVVSVTVDKDLGGPIMEEAFTKAEVLEPRKLEITYDRDKASAGQVLAIVQSHGYAIEDVTTREADLEDVFVQLTGAG, encoded by the coding sequence ATGACCACGCCTCCTGCCATTCGTATCGACAATCTCGTCAAGGAATACGCCTCGCCCGGCCCCGGCGAGCCGCCCAAGCTAGCGCTGAAGGGCGTGAGCTTCGATGTTCCGCAGGGCGGGATCTTCGGGCTTCTCGGGCCGAACGGCGCGGGCAAGTCGACGCTGATCAACATCCTTGCCGGCCTGGTGCGCAAGACCAGCGGCAGCGCGGACATCTGGGGCTTCGACATCACCGACAACGCGCGCAACGCCAAGCGTTCGATCGGGATCGTGCCGCAAGAGATCGTCTTCGATCCTTTCTTCACCCCGTTCGAGGTGCTGGAGAACCAGGCTGGATTCTACGGCATCCCCAAGGCCGAACGCCGCAGCGAGGAGCTGCTGAAGGCGGTGCATCTGTGGGACAAGCGCGACGCCTACGCGCGCACCTTGTCGGGCGGGATGAAGCGCCGCCTGCTGATCGCCAAGGCCATGGTCCACTCGCCGCCGATCCTCGTGCTGGACGAGCCGACCGCAGGCGTCGATGTCGAGCTGCGCCGCCAGCTGTGGGAGCTCGTCACCGAGCTCAACCGCGAAGGCGTGACCGTGGTGCTCACCACGCATTATCTCGAGGAAGCCGAGCAGCTGTGCGACCGCATTGCGATCATCAACCACGGCGAGCTGATTGCCGAAAAGCCCACCCGCGAACTCGTCGGCATGGCGCGCGAGAAGGTGGTCTCGGTCACGGTCGACAAGGACCTTGGCGGACCGATCATGGAAGAGGCCTTCACCAAGGCCGAGGTGCTCGAACCCCGCAAGCTCGAGATCACTTACGACCGCGACAAGGCAAGCGCAGGCCAGGTGCTCGCGATAGTCCAGAGCCACGGCTACGCCATCGAGGACGTGACCACGCGCGAAGCGGACCTGGAAGACGTGTTCGTCCAGCTGACCGGCGCGGGGTAG
- the tldD gene encoding metalloprotease TldD — MTQATDPHALLYSQLDPEEAKALTARLLAPCDDGELYLQFIATESFAFDDGRLKTADYSRDSGFGLRGVSGETTGFAHANDISAKAIARAGETLQLLDPTKTAHAAPPERTNRHLYTDASPLDLVPFAEKVALLEKIDAVARAKDPRVAQVTAGLSASWSAIDIIRADGFTARDIRPLVRLNVQIVAEANGRRETGSFGFGGRYLYDDLFDEGRWMKAVDEAVRQALVNLESVEAPAGEKTLLLGPGWPGIILHEAIGHGLEGDFNRKGTSAFSGRIGERVAAPGVTVIDDGSIANRRGSLSIDDEGTPTRETVLIEDGILKGYMQDRLNARLMGVEATGNGRRESYEHAPMPRMTNTFMQGGNDDHEELLSRVDDGIYATSFGGGQVDIVSGKFVFACTEAYKVEKGKIVAPIKGATLIGDGPTVLTKVRGIGNDMALDEGIGMCGKGGQSVPAGVGQPTLLVDGITVGGTA, encoded by the coding sequence ATGACGCAAGCGACCGATCCCCACGCCCTTCTCTACAGCCAACTCGACCCGGAAGAAGCCAAGGCGCTGACCGCGCGACTGCTGGCCCCGTGCGACGATGGCGAGCTTTACCTGCAATTTATCGCGACCGAGAGCTTTGCGTTTGATGACGGGCGCCTGAAGACGGCCGATTACAGCCGCGATTCGGGCTTCGGCCTGCGCGGGGTTTCGGGCGAGACGACCGGCTTTGCCCACGCCAACGACATCAGCGCCAAGGCGATCGCGCGCGCGGGCGAGACGCTGCAGCTGCTCGATCCGACCAAGACCGCCCACGCTGCGCCGCCCGAGCGGACCAACCGCCACCTTTACACCGACGCCAGCCCGCTGGACCTCGTGCCCTTCGCCGAGAAGGTCGCTCTGCTGGAGAAGATCGACGCTGTCGCTCGCGCCAAGGATCCGCGCGTGGCGCAGGTAACCGCCGGCCTTTCAGCAAGCTGGAGCGCGATCGACATCATCCGCGCCGACGGCTTCACCGCGCGCGACATCCGCCCGCTGGTGCGGCTCAACGTCCAGATCGTTGCCGAAGCGAACGGCCGGCGCGAAACCGGCAGTTTCGGCTTTGGCGGACGCTACCTCTACGACGATCTGTTCGACGAAGGCCGCTGGATGAAGGCCGTGGACGAGGCCGTGCGCCAGGCCTTGGTCAATCTCGAAAGCGTCGAGGCACCTGCGGGCGAGAAGACCCTGTTGCTCGGCCCCGGCTGGCCGGGGATCATTCTCCACGAAGCAATCGGCCACGGGCTCGAAGGCGATTTCAACCGCAAGGGCACCAGCGCTTTCAGCGGCCGGATCGGTGAACGCGTGGCCGCGCCCGGCGTGACCGTGATCGACGATGGCAGCATCGCCAACCGTCGCGGTTCGCTGTCGATCGACGACGAAGGCACGCCGACGCGCGAGACCGTGCTGATCGAGGACGGCATCCTCAAGGGCTACATGCAGGACCGCCTCAACGCCCGCCTGATGGGGGTGGAGGCGACCGGCAACGGACGCCGCGAAAGCTACGAACACGCACCCATGCCGCGCATGACCAACACCTTCATGCAAGGCGGCAACGACGACCACGAAGAGCTGCTCAGCCGGGTGGACGACGGCATTTACGCCACCAGCTTCGGCGGCGGGCAGGTCGATATCGTGTCGGGCAAGTTCGTTTTCGCCTGCACCGAGGCCTACAAGGTCGAAAAGGGCAAGATCGTAGCCCCGATCAAGGGCGCGACGCTGATTGGCGACGGGCCCACCGTGCTCACCAAGGTGCGCGGCATCGGCAACGACATGGCCTTGGACGAAGGCATCGGCATGTGCGGCAAGGGCGGACAGAGCGTGCCGGCCGGCGTCGGGCAGCCCACGCTGCTGGTCGACGGCATCACTGTCGGCGGCACGGCGTAA
- a CDS encoding zinc-finger domain-containing protein, producing MSLPPPEVSKVTTRRVWCDGATDIRTGENYKPSALGHPKVYLEIDEHGYVDCGYCDRRFVLEGGPADGVDQSQLMDISEGGDPGHR from the coding sequence ATGAGTCTGCCTCCTCCCGAAGTGTCCAAGGTCACCACCCGCCGCGTGTGGTGCGACGGCGCGACCGACATCCGTACGGGCGAAAACTACAAGCCCTCCGCCCTTGGCCACCCCAAGGTCTATCTCGAGATCGACGAGCACGGCTATGTCGATTGCGGCTATTGCGACCGGCGCTTCGTCCTCGAAGGCGGCCCGGCGGACGGCGTCGACCAGTCGCAGCTGATGGATATTTCCGAAGGCGGCGATCCGGGCCACCGCTAG